In Thermoplasma sp. Kam2015, the following proteins share a genomic window:
- a CDS encoding helix-turn-helix domain-containing protein → MEEIEFDLVNDLPFCKLSKLFPDVIFYRWCNSAVDYLEFYGKDEDLSRIEAHLPDVEKELNTHVLYRTYGEGNLSVMLSCRCNASNSTIRKAESKNLMWKAPVYYQGGHEKLSLISPMPEHFISIFNEFERIGEAKVIKKAEIKPELVRDTYAVSMSDLLSDLTTKQLKYLVNAYHMGYFDTPKRTQIAEMAKQFGISYSTMQEHLEKAVNRILRGLEPYLTIELHIRGDRDE, encoded by the coding sequence ATGGAGGAGATCGAATTCGATCTTGTAAATGATCTGCCCTTCTGCAAACTAAGCAAGCTGTTCCCGGATGTGATCTTTTACAGATGGTGCAATTCAGCGGTGGATTATCTGGAGTTCTATGGTAAGGACGAGGATCTTAGCAGGATAGAAGCCCATCTGCCTGATGTTGAAAAGGAGTTGAACACGCATGTCCTTTACAGAACCTACGGTGAAGGAAATCTTTCAGTTATGCTTTCATGCAGGTGCAACGCTTCCAATTCCACCATACGAAAGGCTGAATCGAAAAATCTCATGTGGAAGGCACCCGTATACTATCAGGGTGGTCATGAGAAGTTATCCCTCATATCACCTATGCCAGAGCACTTTATATCAATATTCAATGAATTCGAAAGGATCGGCGAGGCAAAGGTCATAAAGAAGGCAGAGATTAAGCCAGAGCTTGTGAGAGATACATATGCGGTTTCTATGTCAGATCTGCTATCCGATCTGACCACGAAACAGCTCAAATATCTTGTGAATGCATACCATATGGGTTATTTTGATACACCGAAAAGGACACAGATAGCCGAGATGGCGAAGCAGTTCGGCATATCCTACTCGACCATGCAGGAGCATCTGGAAAAGGCCGTCAACAGGATATTGAGGGGTCTAGAACCTTATCTCACGATTGAACTGCATATACGTGGAGACAGGGATGAATGA
- a CDS encoding thermopsin family protease: MHVPAVENAHNTKHAGIENEHTSALARIGSLNISSKYMFLPNFNAINYYTYDGHISLTYDNGPAPMGVSDIGIENSSGKLVPYSVNTTDVMGFLDLNSTRVFYPYDDQPNSFAVQLNSVLHNVDLFGNSSYSFWTQNVVIYSTRKHQLTFIDNVWNFSSPAFNMTPNALHGSGKLVRYVYYYDVGPTMNVSFPFELKLYLNSSLRNGNDAVYFNYSVLSGNVHRSGSYDTVFFNSSGTAKVPASFMISGYSPTMSGLLYDSEMAITGPGGGSNVDVYSINGTMGLYLYNSTLSSFQAVRSAYDAGVDTGETSYGVDVGWVGHTAVLQAGPSLVYGLWNVSNAMEILSGKVPDQSYVFVSPGAQFSNSTASWAPVNGSAFRFLLPEGAYSIAIFKNLYEPEYIDDISDTVDGIQTAKTGRIYAPIFISNSSDAAYYSIKGNGTTANPFIISLNQNISIIPAFGVLNDFLFPAFSGITILDTAFHLDIENVSSFQITYGQQYRSELSNRGLSNTNWMGIVLYGTSNVSIVNSPNITGWFPETMKGFIVANLMIWNSSNDLIAGNVFYSLHLYSGDLQPPYYSSIFIYGENSSDENNTVWGNYFPDQYLSENGNGTVGLFVDSSGNMIYNNAFTEYDIAYSPDFNVYTGLNATYHDSWNLSAVEPINYTIIVNGFDLKGSVVNGGYEGGNYWGSPFITAPWNETGYIQSGYDYYPLVYFVYTLSFTVHGLPAGTSWEIAADGVYYESSGSSINVTEYNFGNTTYAVFLPPGYTTDYSGYAYSFTNRTVVNIYAKHLMTYGIIFYATNYIGNETWYVDVAGSIYSSTSRELIVDLPNGTYSYSVFAPPNNYTAVSGYVTVNGSSSIVNVTFPEQLYKVVISETGLPAGSSWYVVIDGRSYYSNEGSISILLPAGHYVAQFSSVPGYKTSSQYLSFNVTGQPVQVIEKYMPTQNYDYYLGAGIVIGAMITAFVFYIDRRRS, encoded by the coding sequence ATGCATGTACCGGCTGTTGAAAATGCGCATAACACGAAACATGCAGGCATTGAAAATGAACATACGAGTGCTTTGGCCAGAATCGGTAGTTTGAACATCAGTTCAAAGTACATGTTCCTTCCGAATTTCAATGCGATCAACTATTACACCTACGATGGTCACATCTCTCTGACCTATGATAATGGGCCTGCGCCGATGGGTGTTTCAGACATTGGCATAGAAAATTCGTCGGGAAAACTTGTACCCTATTCTGTCAATACCACCGATGTCATGGGATTCCTCGATCTCAACAGCACTAGGGTCTTCTATCCATACGATGATCAGCCGAACAGTTTTGCAGTTCAACTGAATTCCGTCCTCCACAATGTTGATCTCTTTGGAAACTCATCCTATTCATTCTGGACGCAGAATGTGGTCATATATTCCACCCGAAAGCACCAGCTTACATTCATAGACAACGTCTGGAACTTTTCGAGTCCGGCATTCAACATGACACCAAATGCGCTCCACGGTAGCGGTAAGCTTGTGCGCTATGTTTATTATTATGATGTGGGCCCAACAATGAACGTATCATTTCCATTCGAACTGAAACTGTATCTGAACTCTTCGCTTCGAAACGGCAACGATGCTGTATACTTCAATTATTCAGTGTTGAGCGGAAATGTGCATAGATCGGGAAGCTACGATACTGTATTTTTCAATTCATCTGGAACTGCAAAAGTTCCAGCCAGTTTTATGATATCAGGATATTCGCCCACCATGTCCGGCCTGCTATATGATTCTGAAATGGCCATAACCGGTCCGGGAGGCGGTAGCAACGTAGACGTATACTCCATCAATGGCACCATGGGGCTGTACCTCTATAATTCAACGCTGTCCTCGTTCCAGGCTGTTCGGTCTGCTTACGATGCTGGAGTAGATACAGGAGAAACTTCCTATGGTGTCGATGTTGGATGGGTAGGTCATACCGCAGTACTCCAGGCTGGTCCATCGCTTGTATACGGTCTGTGGAACGTTTCCAACGCCATGGAAATTCTCTCCGGAAAGGTACCGGATCAGAGTTATGTATTCGTGAGCCCCGGTGCTCAATTCAGCAACAGCACAGCCTCCTGGGCACCTGTGAACGGCTCTGCATTCAGGTTTCTTCTTCCTGAGGGTGCGTACTCCATCGCCATATTCAAAAATCTATATGAACCAGAATATATTGATGATATATCCGATACCGTTGATGGCATTCAGACAGCAAAAACAGGAAGGATCTATGCACCCATCTTCATCTCCAACAGCAGTGATGCTGCATATTATTCCATTAAGGGGAATGGAACAACCGCAAATCCATTCATCATATCGTTGAATCAAAATATTTCCATCATACCGGCATTCGGAGTTTTGAACGATTTTCTCTTTCCGGCATTTTCCGGCATAACGATCCTCGATACGGCATTTCACCTGGATATAGAAAACGTCAGCTCTTTCCAGATAACATATGGGCAGCAGTACCGATCAGAGCTGTCTAACCGTGGACTCAGCAATACAAACTGGATGGGCATAGTTCTTTACGGAACTTCCAACGTGTCAATAGTAAACAGTCCGAATATAACTGGCTGGTTTCCGGAAACCATGAAGGGTTTCATCGTGGCAAATCTAATGATCTGGAATTCATCCAACGATCTCATAGCCGGCAACGTTTTTTACTCTCTGCATCTATACTCTGGAGACCTCCAGCCACCCTATTATTCTTCCATCTTCATTTACGGAGAAAACTCATCAGATGAGAACAACACCGTCTGGGGAAACTACTTTCCAGATCAGTATCTATCTGAAAATGGAAACGGTACCGTTGGGCTCTTTGTGGACTCATCTGGAAACATGATATACAACAACGCCTTCACCGAATACGACATAGCTTATTCACCAGATTTCAACGTCTATACGGGCTTGAATGCAACATATCATGACAGCTGGAACCTGAGCGCAGTGGAACCTATCAACTATACAATTATTGTAAACGGCTTTGATCTTAAGGGAAGCGTTGTGAATGGCGGATACGAGGGTGGTAACTACTGGGGTTCTCCGTTTATTACGGCACCATGGAATGAGACAGGATACATACAGAGTGGTTACGATTATTATCCGCTGGTGTATTTTGTCTATACGCTTTCATTCACAGTGCATGGCTTGCCTGCTGGAACAAGCTGGGAGATTGCGGCTGATGGGGTATACTATGAAAGTTCCGGAAGCAGCATCAACGTCACGGAGTACAACTTTGGCAACACGACCTACGCGGTCTTCCTTCCCCCTGGTTACACCACTGATTATTCAGGATACGCCTATTCATTCACTAACAGAACAGTCGTAAATATATATGCGAAACACTTAATGACCTACGGCATCATATTCTATGCAACAAACTATATAGGAAATGAGACGTGGTATGTTGATGTGGCCGGTAGCATTTATTCTTCTACCTCACGGGAACTTATAGTTGACCTTCCAAATGGTACATATTCCTACTCTGTCTTTGCTCCGCCAAACAATTACACAGCTGTATCAGGATACGTCACAGTAAACGGATCATCGTCCATAGTCAATGTTACATTTCCTGAGCAGCTATACAAGGTTGTGATCTCCGAAACAGGCCTTCCTGCGGGATCATCATGGTATGTTGTGATCGATGGCAGATCTTATTATTCAAATGAGGGCAGTATATCCATACTTCTACCAGCTGGTCATTACGTTGCTCAGTTTTCCAGTGTACCTGGATACAAGACGTCCTCGCAATACCTAAGCTTCAACGTGACTGGACAGCCTGTGCAGGTGATCGAGAAATACATGCCGACACAGAACTATGATTACTATCTCGGTGCAGGCATAGTGATAGGTGCCATGATCACGGCATTCGTGTTCTACATCGATCGCCGCAGAAGCTAG
- the gltA gene encoding citrate synthase — MPETEEISKGLEDVNIKWTRLTTIDGNKGILRYGGYSVEDIIASGAQDEEIQYLFLYGNLPTAQELRKFKETIQKGYKIPDFVINAIRQLPRESDSVAMQMAAVASMAASEIKFKWNKDTDRDVAAEMIGRMSAITVNVYRHIMNMPPELPKPSDSYAESFLTAAFGRKVTKEEIDAMNTALILYTDHEVPASTTAGLVAVSTLSDMYSGITAALAALKGPLHGGAAEAAIAQFDEIKDPANVEKWFNDNIINGKKRLMGFGHRVYKTYDPRAKIFKGIADKLSSKKPEVRKIYDIATKLEDLGVKNFGSKGIYPNTDYFSGIVYMSLGFPLRNNIYTALFALSRVTGWQAHFIEYVEEQQRLIRPRAVYVGPAERKFVPIAERK, encoded by the coding sequence ATGCCAGAAACTGAAGAAATTAGTAAGGGACTTGAGGATGTCAATATAAAGTGGACCAGGCTGACGACGATTGATGGAAATAAAGGTATTCTAAGATACGGAGGTTATTCCGTTGAGGATATAATTGCTTCAGGCGCTCAGGATGAGGAGATACAGTATCTGTTTCTCTACGGAAACCTTCCTACGGCGCAGGAGCTGAGAAAGTTCAAGGAAACCATACAGAAGGGATACAAGATACCAGATTTTGTCATAAATGCCATAAGACAGCTCCCCAGGGAGTCGGATTCGGTTGCCATGCAGATGGCCGCGGTTGCATCCATGGCCGCATCGGAGATAAAGTTCAAGTGGAACAAGGACACAGACAGAGACGTGGCTGCAGAGATGATCGGCAGAATGTCGGCCATAACTGTAAATGTATACAGGCACATCATGAATATGCCTCCGGAACTTCCGAAACCGTCCGACAGTTACGCCGAGAGCTTCCTAACTGCCGCATTTGGCAGAAAGGTCACAAAGGAAGAGATAGATGCAATGAACACTGCGCTCATACTTTACACGGATCATGAAGTGCCGGCTTCAACAACTGCTGGGCTTGTTGCTGTATCCACGCTCTCTGATATGTATTCTGGTATAACCGCTGCGCTCGCCGCACTGAAGGGGCCATTGCATGGTGGCGCGGCTGAAGCTGCGATAGCGCAGTTTGACGAGATAAAGGATCCTGCTAACGTGGAGAAATGGTTCAACGATAACATAATAAATGGGAAGAAGAGGCTGATGGGTTTTGGCCATCGTGTGTACAAGACCTACGACCCAAGGGCAAAGATATTCAAGGGAATTGCTGATAAATTATCAAGCAAGAAACCAGAAGTGCGCAAGATATACGATATAGCAACGAAGCTGGAGGATCTGGGCGTTAAGAACTTTGGATCTAAGGGAATATATCCAAACACCGACTACTTCTCTGGGATAGTGTACATGTCTCTAGGTTTCCCGCTGAGGAACAACATATACACAGCCCTCTTCGCTCTTTCAAGAGTTACTGGGTGGCAGGCGCATTTCATAGAGTATGTTGAGGAACAGCAGAGATTGATAAGACCGAGGGCAGTATACGTTGGCCCTGCGGAGAGAAAGTTCGTTCCCATAGCGGAGAGGAAATAA
- a CDS encoding arsenic transporter, translated as MLLFHLLLAAAVFTFTLILVIAKPWKLDIGYSALIGALISILLGISTPYDIVKVWNIIWNPTFTFVAIIIMSLVFDYSGFFEYYAIRISKIAAGNGLRLFVLIVLLGSAISAFFANDGTALVLTPIVSAITARTGMDKRRATAFIMATGFIADSSSLPFIISNLVNIIGAGYFGISFAEYAETMIIPDLVSILASLAVLILIYRREAAVQYNTANVGDENKVIVDRQIFRLAFPFIALVVLAYFLSSIDSIPVSFIALPAALIILYLARVNGKINTNTVIREAPWQIVLFSLGMYVVVYGFGNAGLTQLLTDLMRHLMILGNPTYTVLGGLFFGFLAGSMNNLPSTMMGVLTVSNLNGNRFLIYANVIGNDIGPKFTPIGSLATLLWMYTLKRKHGIEITPAYYMKIGFMAALPVLTLTLISLYAVIELGL; from the coding sequence GTGTTATTATTCCATCTCCTGCTAGCTGCAGCGGTTTTTACATTCACGCTCATTCTTGTGATAGCAAAACCCTGGAAGTTGGATATTGGCTATTCTGCCCTCATAGGAGCTTTGATCTCAATATTGTTGGGAATATCAACCCCTTATGATATCGTTAAGGTATGGAATATAATATGGAATCCAACATTCACCTTTGTTGCGATAATAATAATGTCTCTGGTATTTGATTATTCCGGATTCTTTGAATATTATGCCATAAGGATATCGAAGATTGCCGCAGGCAATGGTCTCAGGCTTTTCGTCCTAATAGTGCTGCTTGGATCAGCCATCTCTGCATTCTTTGCCAATGACGGTACGGCTCTGGTGCTGACACCCATAGTCTCTGCCATAACGGCAAGAACCGGCATGGACAAAAGGAGGGCAACAGCCTTCATAATGGCCACCGGTTTCATAGCCGATTCCTCCAGCCTCCCATTCATAATCAGCAACCTTGTGAACATAATTGGCGCTGGATATTTTGGGATCTCGTTTGCAGAATATGCGGAAACTATGATAATACCGGATCTTGTCAGCATACTGGCAAGCCTTGCTGTGCTGATCCTCATATACAGGAGAGAGGCAGCCGTCCAGTACAATACCGCCAATGTTGGTGACGAGAATAAGGTTATAGTGGACAGGCAGATATTCAGGCTCGCCTTTCCGTTCATAGCCCTGGTCGTGCTGGCGTATTTCCTGTCGAGCATAGATAGCATCCCTGTAAGTTTCATCGCACTGCCAGCAGCCCTAATAATCCTATATCTGGCAAGAGTTAACGGAAAGATAAACACAAATACCGTGATAAGGGAGGCCCCATGGCAAATAGTTCTCTTTTCGCTTGGGATGTACGTTGTTGTTTACGGGTTTGGAAATGCTGGATTAACTCAACTGCTGACGGATCTGATGCGGCATCTCATGATCTTGGGCAATCCCACATATACGGTACTTGGAGGCCTGTTCTTCGGATTTCTCGCCGGATCAATGAACAATCTTCCTTCAACAATGATGGGTGTTCTGACTGTTTCAAACCTTAATGGAAACAGGTTTCTGATCTATGCCAACGTCATAGGCAACGATATAGGTCCAAAATTCACTCCGATAGGTTCTCTGGCCACTCTGCTCTGGATGTACACTCTCAAGAGAAAGCACGGCATAGAGATAACACCGGCGTATTATATGAAGATCGGTTTTATGGCTGCTCTTCCTGTCCTCACTCTCACGCTTATTTCTCTATATGCTGTCATAGAACTTGGCCTCTGA
- a CDS encoding iron ABC transporter permease has translation MFSEVRYHNRSIRMPAVLLSLILLIAISILSIGMGNISIPVRRTMEIIWDQIPFLSAIHHFAVPRNDYLIVTELREPQIVGAILVGSTLAIGGSVVQSIFRNPITEPYIIGISSGAALGAVLSIALSLSFLGYYTLEINAFVFSTVTVALVYLISFRHGRAPPTFLLLIGISLSFFSSSIVSFIIFSDVNLAGSEYFWLLGSIETISWSEIMTLIPIVLFSSIGIYLLRNELDALQMGDEHAQSIGVNVERTKAILIALVTLSTSAVVSVSGLIGFVGLIMPHISRLIYGGSNRYVIPTSAIFGSIFLMVANDLSKVIIQGEVIPIGIVTGIIGVPFFIYLLNRMARGSYIQ, from the coding sequence GTGTTCTCAGAAGTTCGCTATCATAATCGATCTATAAGGATGCCCGCAGTTTTATTAAGCCTGATCCTTCTGATAGCGATCTCAATCCTATCGATTGGCATGGGAAACATATCTATCCCTGTCAGGAGAACAATGGAGATAATTTGGGATCAGATACCATTTTTGTCAGCTATACATCATTTTGCCGTACCCAGGAATGATTATCTCATCGTTACAGAACTCAGAGAGCCGCAGATCGTTGGAGCAATACTCGTGGGTTCCACTCTTGCCATAGGCGGTTCTGTAGTTCAGAGCATATTCAGAAATCCAATAACGGAACCGTATATCATAGGTATATCCAGCGGTGCAGCACTTGGTGCTGTACTGAGCATAGCACTCTCGCTCTCATTTCTTGGATATTATACCCTTGAGATCAACGCATTTGTCTTCAGCACGGTCACGGTGGCACTGGTTTATCTGATATCGTTCCGTCATGGAAGGGCGCCGCCCACATTTCTACTGCTTATAGGGATCTCACTTTCATTCTTCTCCTCGTCCATAGTGTCTTTCATAATATTTTCAGACGTGAATCTTGCAGGAAGTGAATACTTCTGGCTTCTGGGTTCGATAGAGACCATAAGCTGGTCTGAGATAATGACTCTGATTCCGATCGTTCTCTTCTCGTCCATCGGTATATATCTACTTCGTAATGAACTGGATGCCCTGCAGATGGGAGACGAGCATGCACAGTCCATAGGTGTGAACGTTGAAAGAACCAAGGCAATACTAATCGCACTGGTGACGTTGAGTACCTCGGCCGTTGTTTCTGTCTCCGGCCTAATAGGATTCGTCGGGCTAATAATGCCCCACATCTCAAGGCTAATATACGGTGGTTCAAACAGATACGTGATACCCACCTCGGCGATCTTCGGATCCATATTCCTCATGGTGGCGAACGACCTCTCCAAGGTGATAATTCAGGGGGAGGTCATACCCATAGGCATAGTAACGGGAATAATCGGCGTTCCATTCTTCATATACCTTCTGAACAGGATGGCCAGAGGATCATATATTCAATGA
- a CDS encoding ABC transporter substrate-binding protein, with product MNRNSVVAIVVIALVVIAGVSYFYYKEGIGTNDVAQVYAPNAKLPFTHPLTRIVSLLPSITVNLYALGAEKDLVGISTYTSYPRNLSLPIVGELDTVNYEELLNVSPQAVITIPSYYPQNVITKILDMGIPVIEVGQNNFTQIEQQILELGNITGTQANASKIVNWMQTSLVYLHQNATRLSDGKRMSIFYLLSTEGGYWTAGNQTFINDFFNIANLRNIVNGTGYYTVPGSLILNDSPDIVLLDQYVNSSVMKTAPFDGTNAYKNGTYFTIFDDNYFNEPDFRSVYAVQWLIDEVYNTTVSIPAFPIQLADNPAPSIQ from the coding sequence ATGAACAGAAATTCCGTGGTCGCGATTGTTGTGATAGCTTTAGTGGTCATCGCAGGTGTTTCATATTTCTACTATAAGGAGGGTATAGGCACAAACGATGTTGCCCAGGTATATGCACCAAATGCAAAACTCCCATTCACACATCCGCTGACAAGAATAGTTTCGCTTCTGCCCAGCATAACTGTGAACCTGTACGCCCTTGGAGCTGAGAAGGATCTGGTCGGGATAAGCACCTATACATCTTATCCCAGGAATCTGAGTCTCCCCATAGTTGGTGAGCTGGATACGGTAAATTACGAAGAGTTGCTGAACGTATCTCCACAGGCCGTTATAACCATACCATCATACTATCCACAGAACGTCATAACGAAGATACTTGATATGGGTATACCGGTTATAGAGGTTGGCCAGAATAACTTCACTCAGATAGAGCAGCAGATCCTGGAGCTTGGAAATATAACGGGAACACAGGCCAACGCCTCGAAGATTGTAAACTGGATGCAGACATCACTGGTGTATCTTCACCAGAATGCGACAAGGCTTTCTGACGGAAAGAGGATGAGCATATTCTATCTGCTGAGCACCGAGGGCGGGTACTGGACAGCCGGTAACCAGACATTCATAAATGATTTCTTCAACATAGCCAATCTGCGCAATATAGTCAACGGTACGGGATATTATACTGTTCCAGGATCGCTCATATTGAACGATTCGCCTGACATAGTACTGCTGGATCAGTATGTCAATTCTTCGGTGATGAAAACCGCCCCGTTCGATGGGACCAATGCATACAAAAATGGCACTTACTTCACGATATTCGACGACAACTATTTCAACGAACCTGATTTCAGATCGGTCTATGCAGTTCAGTGGTTAATAGATGAAGTTTACAATACCACCGTCAGCATACCCGCATTTCCCATTCAGCTGGCTGATAATCCTGCACCATCTATTCAGTAA
- the gcvPB gene encoding aminomethyl-transferring glycine dehydrogenase subunit GcvPB, translating to MEFRQAYYDEPLIKDIRSDSTFSISEDVDENLLSQDLKRKDLNLPEVSEVDVVRHYTRLSQMNYTVDVGIYPLGSCTMKYNPKYADRIASYEEFRNVHPFQPESTVQGTLQVMYELQEFLKKISDMDAVTLQPMAGADGEFTGILIIKKYFEDRHEDRTEIIIPDSAHGTNPASATMGGFDVVEIPSNSDGMVDLSALKAAVSKKTAAFMITNPNTLGIFEQHIVEIAKIIHDAGALLYYDGANLNAIFGITSPGIMGFDIVHFNLHKSFATPHGGGGPGAGPVAVKAFLSDFLPVPVVGYDGRRYFLDYGRKKSIGKVSSFYGSFSVLLRAWSYVLKNGDEGLKNATIRAVLNSNYLKKKVEEYYEVPYYPLKKHEFVLSTENTGRRALDIGKYLLDYGIHSPTVYFPLIVKEAMMIEPTETVSKADLDKYADVLISALKVPEEDLKSRPRNTAVSRIDEVKAARDLKVRW from the coding sequence ATGGAGTTCAGACAGGCGTATTATGACGAGCCTCTCATAAAGGACATAAGATCAGACAGCACGTTCAGTATCTCTGAAGACGTTGATGAAAATCTCCTTTCGCAGGATCTGAAGAGAAAGGATCTGAATCTGCCAGAAGTTTCAGAGGTGGATGTCGTCAGGCACTACACCAGACTATCGCAGATGAACTATACCGTGGACGTTGGCATCTATCCTCTGGGTTCCTGCACCATGAAGTACAATCCAAAATATGCCGACAGGATAGCATCCTATGAGGAGTTCAGGAACGTGCATCCATTCCAGCCTGAATCCACCGTACAGGGTACGCTGCAGGTGATGTACGAGCTTCAGGAGTTTCTGAAAAAGATATCAGATATGGATGCAGTTACATTGCAGCCGATGGCTGGTGCTGACGGAGAATTCACCGGCATTCTCATAATTAAGAAGTACTTCGAAGACAGGCATGAGGACAGGACTGAGATAATAATACCGGATTCTGCACATGGAACAAATCCTGCTTCAGCCACAATGGGCGGGTTTGACGTAGTGGAGATACCGTCAAACAGCGATGGCATGGTGGATCTGAGTGCATTGAAGGCGGCGGTTTCCAAAAAGACAGCAGCATTCATGATAACCAATCCTAACACGCTTGGCATTTTCGAGCAGCACATAGTTGAAATAGCCAAGATAATACACGATGCCGGTGCGCTGCTCTATTACGATGGCGCCAACCTAAACGCAATATTCGGCATAACCTCGCCAGGTATCATGGGCTTCGACATAGTTCATTTTAACCTGCACAAGAGTTTTGCAACCCCACACGGTGGTGGCGGGCCTGGAGCCGGACCGGTAGCCGTTAAAGCCTTCTTATCTGACTTTCTGCCAGTTCCGGTCGTTGGATACGACGGCAGGAGGTACTTCCTCGATTACGGTAGGAAGAAGAGCATAGGGAAGGTATCATCGTTCTACGGATCGTTCTCAGTTCTTTTGCGCGCATGGTCATATGTGCTCAAAAACGGAGATGAAGGCCTTAAGAATGCAACCATAAGGGCTGTCTTGAATTCCAATTACCTCAAGAAGAAGGTTGAGGAGTACTATGAGGTGCCTTACTATCCACTGAAGAAGCACGAGTTCGTTCTTTCAACAGAAAATACCGGAAGGCGTGCTCTTGACATAGGCAAGTACCTGCTAGATTACGGTATACATTCACCAACGGTGTACTTCCCGCTGATCGTGAAGGAGGCTATGATGATAGAGCCCACCGAGACCGTGAGCAAGGCGGATCTGGATAAGTATGCAGACGTCCTCATATCAGCGCTGAAGGTACCGGAAGAGGATCTGAAATCGAGGCCAAGGAATACGGCTGTTTCCAGGATAGATGAAGTGAAAGCTGCAAGGGATCTGAAGGTGAGATGGTAG
- the gcvPA gene encoding aminomethyl-transferring glycine dehydrogenase subunit GcvPA: MDELLSMLNFMGMKELEDLFSDVPGSVRKKSIGIGSGLDEHQVVERALELGRRNSTGMLNFLGNGIYDRIIPEAVNYILSKPEFLDSYTPYQPEISQGMLQSLFEYQSLISDLMAMDVTNASMYDGYSALGEAARMAYRINGKKKILIPDSTYDSKLSVLKNYVWGLNMEIIRYKMGNDGMIDLDDLSSKIDDETSAVIVENPNGYGILDKNVFAVKDIKKDAALIAYVDPISLGAVKPPGEYGADIAVAEGQQLGIPMNFGGPLLGIMSFKMDHIRRSPGRIIGESVDSNGRRAYVMTLQTREQHIRRAKATSNICSNQALLTLAASAYLSILGSSGLKKVALLTIKHSRMLKEKLSAAGIKPYFNTESFSDVMFRLNREVMEGLASRGILGGLKLTSLIKDTSLRDATFFTVTEKTDAEKIEKLAKALEVI; encoded by the coding sequence ATGGATGAACTCCTATCTATGCTCAATTTTATGGGCATGAAAGAGCTTGAAGACCTCTTTTCTGATGTACCTGGGTCTGTAAGGAAGAAATCAATAGGAATTGGAAGCGGTCTTGATGAACATCAGGTTGTTGAACGCGCGCTCGAACTGGGCCGAAGGAACAGCACGGGAATGCTGAATTTCCTCGGAAACGGCATATATGATAGGATAATACCAGAAGCGGTTAACTACATACTTTCAAAGCCAGAATTTCTGGACTCATACACCCCCTATCAGCCCGAGATATCGCAGGGAATGCTTCAATCCCTCTTTGAATATCAGAGCCTCATCTCGGATCTCATGGCCATGGATGTTACAAACGCCTCCATGTATGATGGATATTCTGCCCTTGGAGAAGCAGCTAGGATGGCGTACAGGATCAACGGAAAGAAAAAGATCCTCATCCCGGACTCAACCTATGACTCCAAGCTTTCGGTGCTGAAAAACTACGTCTGGGGCCTCAACATGGAGATAATAAGATATAAGATGGGAAATGACGGCATGATCGATCTCGATGATCTGTCTTCAAAGATCGACGATGAAACCTCGGCTGTGATTGTGGAAAATCCAAACGGCTATGGGATCCTCGATAAGAATGTCTTTGCGGTCAAAGATATAAAGAAAGATGCCGCTCTGATAGCCTATGTGGATCCCATCTCACTGGGTGCCGTAAAGCCGCCGGGAGAATATGGCGCAGATATAGCTGTGGCTGAGGGGCAGCAGCTTGGAATACCCATGAACTTTGGAGGACCGCTGCTGGGCATAATGTCCTTCAAGATGGATCATATAAGGAGATCCCCAGGAAGGATAATAGGCGAGTCCGTGGATTCCAATGGAAGGAGGGCTTATGTGATGACGCTGCAGACTAGGGAACAGCACATCAGGCGTGCCAAGGCAACAAGCAACATATGTTCAAACCAGGCTCTGCTTACGCTTGCCGCATCTGCATATCTTTCCATACTGGGATCGTCTGGGCTTAAGAAGGTTGCCCTCTTGACAATAAAGCATTCAAGGATGCTTAAGGAAAAGCTTTCGGCGGCCGGCATCAAACCATACTTCAACACGGAATCGTTTTCAGATGTCATGTTCAGGCTCAACAGGGAAGTTATGGAAGGCCTTGCATCCAGAGGTATACTGGGAGGGCTGAAGCTGACCAGCTTGATCAAGGACACATCCCTCAGAGATGCAACATTCTTTACGGTAACGGAAAAGACGGATGCTGAAAAGATTGAGAAGCTTGCAAAGGCGCTGGAGGTGATCTGA